The proteins below come from a single Nostoc sp. KVJ3 genomic window:
- a CDS encoding Mo-dependent nitrogenase C-terminal domain-containing protein, whose product MKVFDNTTKKIFLASWVSINQAETSQHKVTQLNRSISKPYWDILQPLRQRVESIQVSDRQLAHRLCKLIPSQCPFERDVKVFGKTLFHIPPMCKLNPLYEEVVGLRFRALCYLADECGEDVSQYC is encoded by the coding sequence ATGAAGGTATTCGACAATACCACAAAAAAGATTTTTCTGGCTAGCTGGGTATCAATCAATCAAGCAGAGACTAGTCAACACAAAGTAACCCAGCTAAACCGTTCTATTTCTAAGCCTTACTGGGATATTCTCCAACCTTTACGGCAGCGTGTAGAAAGCATTCAAGTCAGCGATCGCCAACTAGCTCACCGTTTATGTAAACTAATCCCATCTCAGTGCCCCTTTGAGCGAGATGTCAAAGTATTTGGGAAAACCTTGTTTCACATTCCGCCAATGTGCAAACTCAACCCCTTATATGAAGAAGTGGTTGGTTTACGTTTCCGAGCGCTGTGCTATCTAGCCGATGAATGCGGCGAAGATGTATCACAGTACTGTTGA